The Chloroflexota bacterium region CCTTGATCTTGGAATGCGGCACGGTGACCGATGAGCGCCTGCTCAGGCCCGCGTTGCGAATCCTTGTCAGCATATCTGCGATCGGATCAGTCGTTGACACTGTTGCCTCACCTTCCCGGGGCGGTTTGCCTACCAGCTGGCCTTGCGAACCCCGGGGATCTCGCCCCGCAGGGCTAACGTGCGGAAGCAGATACGGCAGATACCGAAATGGCGGATATAGGCCCGAGGCCTGCCGCACAGGGCGCAGCGATTGTG contains the following coding sequences:
- a CDS encoding type Z 30S ribosomal protein S14, which gives rise to MAKICKIEKWKRQAVKPKHKVQAHNRCALCGRPRAYIRHFGICRICFRTLALRGEIPGVRKASW